The nucleotide window ACGTTGACCCTTTTTGACAGCAGCGCCGTTTTCGATACAGAGTTCTTTAACCAGTCCGTGCATAGTTGACTTGATTTGTCCGCTGCCTTGACTGGTGACTTTTGCTGGTTGAGCCAGTGGTCTGGCTTTAACTGCCGCTGTGCTTTTAGTGGTGGTGGCAATTTGTTCTTCGCCTTCTTTAAGTAACGGTGTTACCGCTACTCTAAACACCTTTTGATTGACGTCTACTTCAAAAGTGCGAGGCACACCGCGCGTAATTTCTGGACCTGTTACCACTGCCCCTGGTTTTAAGGCTTTTTCGGCCTGCACCATAGCACTATAGCGCTTCATAAAGTCTTGCTCGACATAGGTTGTGTAGACTTCGCCAGCCTGAAAATTGGGGTCGTTGAGAATAGCTGTATGGAAAGGAATTGTTGTGGCAACACCTTCAATAATGAAGTGCTTGAGAGCGGTACGTGTGCGTTGAATTGCTTCTTCTCTGGTGCGACCCCAGACCACCAGCTTAGCTAGCAAAGAATCATAAAAAGGCAATATGGTGTAGCCGGGATAGCAGGCTGTGTCTACTCTCACCCAGGGATGATGAGGTAGTTCAAAGCGGGTCAAAGTACCAGGGCTGGGCATGAAGTTCTTGGATGGATCTTCAGCATTAATACGACATTCGATGGCGTGACCAAAAGGTTTGATGTCTTCCTGGCTAAAGGACAATTTGTGTCCGGCGGCAATCATGATTTGTTCTTTGACAATATCAATGCCTGTGGTGGCTTCGGTGATTGGGTGCTCTACCTGGATGCGAGTGTTTACTTCTAAAAAGTAAAAGTCATTACCGGAGACCATACACTCTACTGTACCGGCTGATGTGTAACCAAGGGCGGTGGCACCTTTGACTGCTGCTTCTGTGAGGCGGCGGCGTAAATCATTGTCTAGCTTTGCTGCTGGAGTTTCTTCCAGGAGCTTCTGGTGGCGTCTCTGGCTGCTGCAATCACGTTCAAAGAGGTGCAGTACTTTGCCGTGTTCGTCGGCTAATATCTGTACTTCGATATGTCTTGGTCTATCGAGATATTTTTCGACATAGACTTCGCCTGAGCCAAAATAACTGGCGCCTTCTCTTTGAGCGCCGGCCAGGGCTTGTTCCACGTCCCCGGCTTGGCGCACTACTCTCAGTCCACGTCCGCCACCGCCGGCGCTGGCTTTGATGGCGATGGGATAGCCATACTTTTCGCCCAGGGCTAATACTTCGGCAGCAGTCGTAACCGGATCTGTTGTACCGGGTACGACTGGTACACCGGCTTGTTCCATGACGCGACGTGACTCGATTTTGGAGCCCATCTTATGGATTACTTCCGGCTTGGGACCAATAAATTTAATACCAGCTGTAAGACATTCTTTGGCAAATTCAGCGTTTTCTGATAAAAAACCGTAGCCCGGGTGAATAGCGTCAGCACCGCTTTTTTTTGCAATATCAAGAATTTGTGCGGCATCGAGATAGGTTTTGGCCGGCTGACCTTCTAATTGCCAGGTCTCATCTGCCATCTGGACATGACGTCCATCTCTATCCGGTTCAGAAAATATGGCCACAGTCTTAATGTCGAGTTCGCGGCAGGCCTGGATTACACGCACTGCAATTTCGCCCCGGTTGGCAATAAGAACTTTTTTGAACATATCTTTTCCCTTGACTATCTGGAGATATTTATAGATCGCAAAGTATATTGCATATAGCAAAAACTGTGCCAATCATCGGACTGTGCCTGAAGCATGTCCTGGCACAGTTGTCATAGTGTTTGTTCTTAAGGTGTGACGTACCTTGTAATGGTAAAGTAGTCTCTTGAGATATTCGGAGTGACAAATGGCTGGAGCTTGCAGTTTTCCCACCGTTTTTATTGCGGGTAGTGGATTTATGGGGTCTGCTATCGCCTTTTTGATAGCATCCAAAACTACCGCAAAAGTGCATATTTTTGACATATCTGATGAGCAATTGGCTAAGGCCAACGCTGCTGTAGACAAATTTGGTAAATCTTCTGTAGATAAAGGCTTTATAACCGCAGATCAATTTGCCGACATAAAAAAGCGTATTCATGCCACTAAATCGGAGCAAATAGCCGCCCACGCCGATATTGTCATTGAGGCTATTGCTGAGAATATCGAAGCTAAAAAGGATCTTTTCAAACGTCTGGATAAAATCTGCAAACCCGAAACAGTTTTTGCCTCCAATACTTCCAGCTTGCCTATCACTACATTGGCCGCCTGTACTAAACGCTCCAAACAATTCATTGGCATGCACTTTTTCTCACCAGCTCATATCATGAAGCTAGTGGAATTGATTCCTGGTATCGATACTTCGCAAGAGACAATTGCCAGAGTGCGAGCTTTTGGTGAAGAGCTGGGCAAAACCATTATTCATAGTAAAGATTATCCTGGTTTTATCACCACCAGATTAGGGCTCGTCCTTATTAATGAAGCTGCCTTTGCCTTAATGGAAGGGCTCTCCACTGCCAAAGAAATCGACACTGGCATGACGCTTGGCTATAACCATCCCATGGGCCCTCTGGCTCTGGCTGACTTTATTGGTCTGGATATTTGTTTGCACATTTTAGAGACTCTGCATGAGGGGTTTGGCGATCCCAAATATCGTCCCTGTCCTGTGATTCGCCAGCTTGTATCGGCTGGACATCTTGGTAAGAAGACCGGTAAGGGCTTCTACGAATACGGTGGTTGAGAGCTATGTTGCTACTAATCCTTGCAAACGTACTCTGGGTAATGTCACTTTATGCCCTGACTCTGTTTTTTTATGTCCTTTTAAAGCCAGTCGAATCCAGTAAACGTCAGCGCTCCGAGCTGCCTTTTGTCTCGGTAATAGTGCCTGCTCGCAACGAAGAAGGCAAAATTGGGCGCTGTATTGAGTCACTGCTCAAGCAAAACTATCCAAACTTCGAGCTTATCGTAATTGATGATCGCTCCACCGATAGCACAGGCGACATCATCGCTAGCTATGCCGCTAAAGATAGTCGAGTCAAATTTGTCAAAGGCAAAGATGCGCCATCAGGCTGGATTGGTAAATGCAATGCCCTGGCTCATGCCGTTGGTTATGCATCCGGCGAGTGGTTTATTTTTACAGATGCCGACACCTGCCACAGACCAAACAGTATTGCTGATTCGGTCTCTTATGGTATCGACAACAAAATCGATTTGATGTCATTTTTGCCCATGCAAGAGTTGGGTAGTTTTCCCGAAAAGCTCATTATGCCAATCTTGCTCAGTGCCTTTTTGATTGGCGATCCACTGCATGCTGTCAACGATCCTCGCGACAAACGCGCTTATGCTCATGGTCAGTACATTCTCTGCCGTCGCAGCTCTTATCTAGCTGTGGGCGGACACCAGAGCGTGCGTGATGAAATAGTTGAAGACCATGCACTTGCTAGAGTCTTCAAAGAAAAAGGCTATAAAATCGAAGTGGCAGATGGTAAGACGCTCTACAGCGTCCGTATGTATACAGACCTGACGTCGCTATGGCATGGATGGACTAAAAACCTCTATAGCTTTCTTGATAGCAAGCCATTAAATCTAATTGTTGTGCTTCTGGCTCTCAATGCCGCTGTAGTACAGCCGTGGTTCTGGCTTGGTCATGTCTGTTATCAGTGGTCAACTGGTGAAATATCAGAGTTGCTTGTGCGCATGACAGCGCTTTTGCTCGTGTTGTTTAGCCTATTGGCTCTCTGGCAATTGCGCACCAATAGCCACCATGCTGGTATGCGCTGGTACCATTTCTTTTTAAGTCCGATTGGTTGTCTCTGCGTCTCAGCTCTTTATCTACACGCTGCATATCTAGTGCATAGCGGTGGGCGGGTCAACTGGAAAGGCCGCCATTATGTCGTTAACACCAGGCAGACAATTGAGCCCCAGGATGGCTCAAGAGAAGCCGGTCTTGATGGCAAGCTGGTCAGTCGCGATATTTCGGATTAAAGGTCAGTAAGCGATGTCAGCTGAAAACAAAATCCCTTCGGTTTCGCAACTGCAAAAGTTTGTGCGCGAAAAAACATCACTTGATTTGCTCTGTCTAGATGGCAAGTCCAGCAAATTTAGTGGCGCGCTTAAATGGTTTGATGAGCAGGCCTTTTGTCTCAAACTGGATGACGGTGG belongs to Candidatus Obscuribacter sp. and includes:
- a CDS encoding acetyl-CoA carboxylase biotin carboxylase subunit; the protein is MFKKVLIANRGEIAVRVIQACRELDIKTVAIFSEPDRDGRHVQMADETWQLEGQPAKTYLDAAQILDIAKKSGADAIHPGYGFLSENAEFAKECLTAGIKFIGPKPEVIHKMGSKIESRRVMEQAGVPVVPGTTDPVTTAAEVLALGEKYGYPIAIKASAGGGGRGLRVVRQAGDVEQALAGAQREGASYFGSGEVYVEKYLDRPRHIEVQILADEHGKVLHLFERDCSSQRRHQKLLEETPAAKLDNDLRRRLTEAAVKGATALGYTSAGTVECMVSGNDFYFLEVNTRIQVEHPITEATTGIDIVKEQIMIAAGHKLSFSQEDIKPFGHAIECRINAEDPSKNFMPSPGTLTRFELPHHPWVRVDTACYPGYTILPFYDSLLAKLVVWGRTREEAIQRTRTALKHFIIEGVATTIPFHTAILNDPNFQAGEVYTTYVEQDFMKRYSAMVQAEKALKPGAVVTGPEITRGVPRTFEVDVNQKVFRVAVTPLLKEGEEQIATTTKSTAAVKARPLAQPAKVTSQGSGQIKSTMHGLVKELCIENGAAVKKGQRLAIFEAMKMESDISADRDGTVKQIDVKAGQTVNEGTLLMVIAD
- a CDS encoding 3-hydroxybutyryl-CoA dehydrogenase (converts (S)-3-hydroxybutanoyl-CoA to 3-acetoacetyl-CoA), which gives rise to MAGACSFPTVFIAGSGFMGSAIAFLIASKTTAKVHIFDISDEQLAKANAAVDKFGKSSVDKGFITADQFADIKKRIHATKSEQIAAHADIVIEAIAENIEAKKDLFKRLDKICKPETVFASNTSSLPITTLAACTKRSKQFIGMHFFSPAHIMKLVELIPGIDTSQETIARVRAFGEELGKTIIHSKDYPGFITTRLGLVLINEAAFALMEGLSTAKEIDTGMTLGYNHPMGPLALADFIGLDICLHILETLHEGFGDPKYRPCPVIRQLVSAGHLGKKTGKGFYEYGG
- a CDS encoding glycosyltransferase; protein product: MLLLILANVLWVMSLYALTLFFYVLLKPVESSKRQRSELPFVSVIVPARNEEGKIGRCIESLLKQNYPNFELIVIDDRSTDSTGDIIASYAAKDSRVKFVKGKDAPSGWIGKCNALAHAVGYASGEWFIFTDADTCHRPNSIADSVSYGIDNKIDLMSFLPMQELGSFPEKLIMPILLSAFLIGDPLHAVNDPRDKRAYAHGQYILCRRSSYLAVGGHQSVRDEIVEDHALARVFKEKGYKIEVADGKTLYSVRMYTDLTSLWHGWTKNLYSFLDSKPLNLIVVLLALNAAVVQPWFWLGHVCYQWSTGEISELLVRMTALLLVLFSLLALWQLRTNSHHAGMRWYHFFLSPIGCLCVSALYLHAAYLVHSGGRVNWKGRHYVVNTRQTIEPQDGSREAGLDGKLVSRDISD